GTTTAACACCATTTGATGAAAGggtaaaatagtaataaaaataaataaattcttgcatttgtaaagaaaaagagaaagtaaaaaataataaagaatagtgtgaaatgaatgtaaaaaaattatgtgtcaaagtatcattttctttatattaccTTCGAGTAACTTACACGTAAGCATCTTCCAATTTTAGTTGTCCAAGTACAACATTGGCATGTTATGCTTTGCTTTATTTAAGATTCTTTGCTGCAAGATTTAGAATCTTTTATTCCTCTTACCACTATCCTGATTTAAGTACTCACGTAAGAATATGATGAATACAATGAACGACTAACAAAACTCCAGACTTTGAAACAGAGAAATTACAGGCATTTACAAAACTTCATTGTGTTGTGTGTTTTGCAAATTACCATAAAAAGTTGTACTGTGAATAGGATGTCTGACATGTGAATCCCCTGTGCCTAGTAGAAATTTGAGGTTATAAGTGGGAAATTTTTGGAGATTACCAGATTTTGACCACTAAAAGCCCGTCGAACTCCAACAACAAACAGGATCCGAGAATTCGTTACACAATGGCTATATTCTAAGACAAATTACCCCTTTTGTCAGAAAACTTGTCAAGAGTTTTGGAAAGTGAATATACCAATCTGACAGTcttaaaaataatcaagaaaagGAAGATATATCAGAAACTTTCTCAATGTTGGAAGGTTTTCAGTCAAACTCAGTATTGACTGTTGTAAATTGTAATAAAAGAAGGAAAGTAGTGAAATAAACATACTTAGTTTCAGCTAAATGAAATCTTAAACCCTTTGCATGTACAAAGTGATGCTTCAGAGGTTTATTATGAATCATGTTCACAGACCAAACCTTTTACCACGAAGTCCTTAACAGTTTCATggttttgattaaaatttttttgttatctttatcTACATCTGGCCAGAAGGCTATCCTTCATCAAAAAAACTATCCTAACTGGGGCTTCTATCCATCATCAACATGCTAATGGCAGAAACAAAAAGGTTCTttctaacaaaataaatgtAACATATTACATTCTTCTTAATATGGTCTTAAAAAATCAGGCCACGAcacttttagaaaatatatgtaaatcGTCATCTGCAACCACAATAAATCCAGAAACTTCCATTACATTGTTTTTCTTAAACTGTGGCTTATAACCACTACATTGCTCAgagtttttcttctaaaaacatTATGGAAAGTTGTGAGTGCTGCATACATAACTAGCTTATCAATCCTATTTGATAAACAATGTTATCTTCTTTTATGTCAAAAATGAGTGAAGTGACCCTCAATCAAGAGGTAAGCAAACTTGGTAGGGGCTTGAGGGGTCATTGCAATGTCCAGAAGGAAGGATTGACAGAGGATATTAGATTATACATGTTGATACCTGGATTGATgaattttcaatataatttctttctcaaatacaaaaaataaacaaacttcGGTATGATATATTAAGCCTTGTTCTCATATTATtggtattgaaaaaaaattggtaataaagaaaaatgcTGGGCAGTGCGATGATAAAGTCACAAGCTTCTGCAAGAACACAAAGTTGCTCTAAATGCAAAATGGGAAACCATTTATACATGACAAATAAGAAATCCATGAAAAAAGGTGACAAAACATGACATTGAATCAAAATCCTAAAACACTGATACAAGAACACGATGGTCATAACAGAACCCACCCGAATTAACCATTTTTTTCAGGGAAAAAAAGGGAATTTAATAGGATTGTGAACAAAAATTGGAGCTCCAAAAGAGAGAGTTTAAATTGGTAGATAAAAGAATACCTCTTCTGATCGTCGTGACGGCGACAAACGAAGAAAGAAGTGTGGAAACGGCAAGAGGATGAAGTGTTGGAATTTGGGTCATAGCTCTGTTTACACCTTTTACAAACCTTTGAATTTGAAAAGATCAATTCTTTCTGTTTctgcttctctttctctttctccatcttcttcctcacaaCCTTAACAATAACCCAACATTCAAAAGGAATATGAAGAGTTTTATTCCCTTCTacactttataaatattttctttttaagaagaaataaaaattttcatctcCATATaggagaattttttttatgataatttatttagagctagattaaattgtaatttttcatttcataattttttttgtctgcCATCATAATCTTCATAATATCCAAGATTCCCGCTTCAgacttcaattttatatatttatttctttattccTAACCTGTTTATctagaaataatttaattgattaaatgtaaaaaaaaaaatgcttatgaatgattaaataaaaatggcGAATTTCGCAAACTCTGAATAGTctttagtaataaaatattttcacgTTTTTTAAGTGCCAATATAGGTAATATAAAGTTACAAGAGTTATCTTTTATAGGGTCTATTTGAATTTACGATTCAACACTCAaactaattttcaatttttattacataatatattaatatattttatattttaaaatgattatattaaataatatgaataaaaagaaaaagagacatatttttaacttatatttgaGAACGAGACAGGGGGAGTAATATTACagtttggaaaaaaaatcaactatagaaaaattgaaaaaatgtttttaaatgtgACAAAATTTAGTGTCATTTTTTTCcataaattcaaaaaaaaaacgtgACAACTTGTTTTAGAATTAAGTTagtaatcaattttatatttgaaacagTAGCTTAACCTTTTATACAAGTTTATTCATTATTCACTTGACATAGAATGTTGTTATTGTATCCCTTTTGAAAAAGCCCTAACAAGTAAAATTGACAGGTTTGCTTTTGGTTcccattaattttttatattttattattggtcCTCGATGACATTTGTTCCATTTTAGTCCtccataaatttttatatttgctTTGGTCTATGTTCTTGATAAATTGTTTTGGTctgtgttatttatattttcattttcgcTCCTTTAGCATTTGCATCTCTCCCGTATCTTTAAATTCTCCTATCTATAACGTAAAATTcaagtaaaattaacatatgtTAATTCTCAAAGCTTTgtttaaaggataaaaaattaattaataatgttgTTTTCCTTCCCATAGAGTTTGGATAGTTTAGAGTTACAAATCTATGaagaataaaaagttatttaagccgaaaaaaaaaattcagctAAACAATGTAATTACTTAGATACCCATGTTCTTTAAATTTACCAAGACTAAACATAATATCAGATgcttcaaaagaaaaaaattggcGCCTCCTACAAGATCATTTTCAACGCAAAATTGGTCCACAGCAAGACAATTTGTACTGCATGGCGTTTGTAAATGCCAACTGAGTGCAATTATAAGTGCACGTTTATGTAGTAATACTAGTATTGGTAAGCAGTGTTCAACAAGGACATGCCTAAATATCACGACAGAAGATGTCAATTGTTCACATAGTTCTCAGGTTTAATTTACAGTATCCTCCTCCTACACTATATTTGGGTCGTGTGCATTAAGCAAATGGAATATTCACACAGTAGAAACATTTCAGTTGAACTAACCAGATTTCTCAGTCGTAAGctccatcatcatcatattCTGTTGTGCCTTGCCTTCCTGAAATGATATTGAACAAGCTCTTTGTGGCTCGGCCAACTGCTCTAGTAGTCTTTCTAGCAGCTCCAGCAACAGCAGGTTGCAAAGAAATTATGGGCAAACTCGCCCTCTCTTGGATCATGGCTGTATTGAACCGAACTATAATCAGACTAACAAAGAAGAAAGACAAGATTGCACTGATATCACCCCATGTATTAGTATCCCCATTCAACAAGTGCTCCAATTGCTTGCTCGAAAGAATATTGACTACTTAATTCGATGCTTTAAGCTGTTAAATGGAATCTAAACTCCTAGTgtggaaaaagattgatgattGATTTGTGTGTTGGAGTGTATAATTCAATGGCTAACACCTGAGTCTCTTACAGAAATCCTCTGAAAAATGAAACACAAGTTTCAACCCACAATAGGAGTTAGAAAAATTCAAGTGT
The Vigna angularis cultivar LongXiaoDou No.4 chromosome 5, ASM1680809v1, whole genome shotgun sequence genome window above contains:
- the LOC108339876 gene encoding uncharacterized protein LOC108339876; translation: MEKEKEKQKQKELIFSNSKVCKRCKQSYDPNSNTSSSCRFHTSFFVCRRHDDQKRYYELGPDDPPYAAKFYDCCGAEDPEASGCTTSFHVSYDED